One Aegilops tauschii subsp. strangulata cultivar AL8/78 chromosome 7, Aet v6.0, whole genome shotgun sequence genomic window carries:
- the LOC109765156 gene encoding myricetin 3-O-rhamnoside 1,2-glucosyltransferase UGT709G2, whose product MDDAAVHVLVFPWPRQGHINPMLHFATALVDAGVQVTFLHTERNLRRLAQAPPPGLRLLSIPDGQPDGHPPGFLELLESMSTTGSAAYRALLSAADAPVTCVVADSTIPFAFDIAEELGIPSLAFVTHSACSYLAILSMPKLVELGETAFPADDLVRGVPGMEGFLRRRDLPRGLCCAERGGEDPLVLKIAEVTARTSKARALIVNTAASMERSALAHIASCTTDVFAVGPLHARSRFAASASLWREDDECMAWLDGHDDRSVVYVSLGSLAVITHEQFTEFLAGLAATGYAFLWVLRPDMVQMASSALLREAVGAAEGGRGRVVEWAPQRDVLRHRAVGCFLTHAGWNSTLECAVEGVPMVCWPFFVDQQTNSRFVDAVWKTGLDMKDICDRGAVERTVREVMVSDEIWGVAQAMAQQLRLDVAETGSSSSDFERLVHFIGELKHCVKPSSG is encoded by the coding sequence ATGGATGATGCCGCGGTGCACGTTCTCGTGTTCCCTTGGCCACGGCAGGGACACATCAACCCCATGCTCCATTTCGCCACCGCCCTCGTCGACGCCGGCGTCCAAGTTACCTTCCTCCACACCGAGCGCAACCTCCGTCGTCTTGCTCAGGCGCCTCCGCCGGGCCTCCGCTTGCTGTCCATCCCCGACGGCCAACCCGACGGTCACCCTCCCGGCTTCTTGGAGCTCCTGGAGTCCATGTCCACGACCGGCAGCGCGGCGTACCGGGCCCTGCTCTCTGCTGCCGATGCGCCGGTGACATGCGTTGTCGCCGACAGCACCATTCCGTTCGCCTTCGACATCGCCGAGGAGCTCGGCATCCCATCGCTCGCCTTCGTCACGCACAGCGCGTGCAGTTACCTGGCGATCCTATCTATGCCCAAGCTCGTCGAGCTCGGCGAGACCGCCTTCCCTGCAGACGACCTGGTGCGTGGCGTTCCGGGGATGGAGGGCTTCCTCCGGCGACGAGATCTCCCACGTGGACTCTGCTGCGCTGAAAGAGGCGGCGAAGACCCCTTGGTGCTCAAGATCGCCGAGGTCACCGCTCGTACCAGCAAGGCACGTGCACTCATAGTCAACACCGCCGCGTCCATGGAGCGGTCAGCGCTCGCCCACATCGCGTCGTGCACAACCGACGTCTTCGCCGTAGGCCCGCTTCACGCGAGGTCGAGGTTCGCCGCAAGCGCGAGCCTGTGGCGGGAGGACGACGAGTGCATGGCATGGCTGGACGGCCACGACGACCGGTCCGTCGTGTACGTGAGCCTGGGGAGCCTCGCCGTGATCACGCATGAGCAGTTCACTGAATTCCTCGCCGGCCTGGCAGCCACCGGGTACGCCTTCCTCTGGGTGCTCCGGCCGGACATGGTCCAAATGGCCAGCTCCGCGCTCCTCCGAGAGGCCGTCGGGGCAGCCGAGGGCGGCAGAGGGCGCGTCGTCGAGTGGGCTCCTCAGCGCGACGTGTTGCGGCACCGGGCGGTGGGCTGCTTCCTGACACACGCAGGATGGAACTCGACGCTGGAGTGCGCCGTCGAGGGCGTGCCGATGGTGTgctggcccttcttcgtcgaccagCAGACCAACAGCCGCTTCGTGGATGCCGTGTGGAAGACGGGGCTGGACATGAAGGACATCTGCGACAGAGGTGCCGTGGAGAGGACAGTGAGGGAGGTCATGGTGTCCGACGAGATCTGGGGGGTGGCCCAAGCCATGGCGCAACAGTTGAGGCTCGATGTCGCGGAGACGGGGTCGTCGTCCTCTGATTTCGAACGGCTCGTCCACTTCATCGGGGAGCTGAAGCACTGTGTGAAGCCTAGCTCAGGCTGA
- the LOC109765155 gene encoding myricetin 3-O-rhamnoside 1,2-glucosyltransferase UGT709G2-like — protein MMDTAAHVLVFPWPRQGHINPILHFATTLVNAGVQVSFLHTERNLRRLAQAPLPGLRLLSIPDGLPDDQPCSFLDLMESMCTTGSAAYRALLLSLLSAVDAPVTCVVADGTMPFAFDIAEELGIPALAFAPHSACSYLALLSMPKLLELGETAFPADDPVRGVPGMEGFFRRRDLPRGLSCAEKGGEDPLVLKLAEVTARSCKARALIINTAASMEGPALAHIASCACEVFAVGPLHAMSRIAASASLWREDDGCMAWLDSHDDRSVVYVSLGSLAVITQEQFTEFLSGLAATGYAFLWVLRPGMVQMTSSALLRETVAAVGGRNGRVVEWAPQRDVLRHRAVGCFLTHAGWNSTLECAVEGVPMVCWPFFADQQTNSRFVGAVWRTGLDMKDVCDRRVVERTVREVMVSDEIKEAAQAMAQQLRLDVAEVGSSSFEFERLVRFIRELNISSRISDEA, from the coding sequence TTGGCCACGGCAGGGGCACATCAACCCCATTCTCCATTTCGCCACCACCCTCGTCAACGCCGGCGTCCAAGTCAGCTTCCTCCACACCGAGCGCAACCTCCGCCGTCTCGCCCAGGCGCCTCTGCCGGGCCTCCGCTTGCTTTCTATCCCCGACGGCCTCCCCGACGACCAACCCTGCAGCTTCTTGGATCTCATGGAGTCCATGTGCACGACCGGCAGCGCCGCGTACCGTGCCCTGCTCCTCTCGCTTCTCTCCGCCGTTGATGCGCCGGTGACATGCGTTGTCGCCGATGGCACCATGCCGTTCGCCTTCGACATCGCCGAGGAGCTCGGCATCCCAGCGCTCGCCTTCGCCCCGCACAGCGCGTGCAGCTACCTGGCGCTCCTGTCCATGCCCAAGCTCCTCGAGCTCGGCGAGACCGCCTTCCCTGCGGACGACCCGGTGCGTGGCGTCCCGGGGATGGAGGGCTTCTTCCGTCGACGTGACCTTCCTCGTGGTCTCTCCTGCGCTGAAAAAGGCGGCGAAGACCCCTTGGTGCTAAAGCTTGCTGAGGTCACCGCTCGTAGCTGCAAGGCGCGTGCGCTCATAATCAACACCGCTGCGTCCATGGAGGGGCCAGCGCTCGCTCACATCGCGTCGTGCGCATGCGAGGTCTTCGCCGTCGGCCCACTGCACGCCATGTCGAGGATAGCCGCAAGTGCGAGCCTGTGGCGGGAGGACGACGGGTGCATGGCCTGGCTGGACAGCCACGACGACCGGTCCGTCGTGTACGTGAGCCTGGGGAGCCTCGCCGTGATCACCCAGGAGCAGTTCACCGAGTTCCTCTCTGGCCTGGCAGCCACCGGGTACGCCTTCCTCTGGGTGCTCCGGCCGGGCATGGTCCAGATGACCAGCTCCGCGCTCCTCCGAGAAACCGTCGCGGCAGTGGGAGGCCGCAACGGACGTGTCGTCGAGTGGGCTCCTCAGCGGGACGTATTGCGCCACCGGGCGGTGGGCTGCTTCCTGACACACGCTGGATGGAACTCGACGCTGGAATGCGCCGTCGAGGGTGTGCCGATGGTGTGCTGGCCCTTCTTCGCCGACCAGCAGACCAACAGCCGCTTCGTTGGCGCCGTGTGGAGGACGGGGCTAGACATGAAGGACGTCTGCGACAGACGCGTCGTGGAGAGGACGGTGAGGGAGGTCATGGTGTCCGACGAGATTAAGGAGGCGGCCCAAGCCATGGCACAACAGTTGAGGCTGGATGTCGCGGAGGTGGGGTCGTCATCGTTCGAGTTCGAGCGGCTCGTCCGCTTCATCAGGGAGCTCAACATCAGCTCCAGGATCTCTGATGAAGCCTAG